The following proteins come from a genomic window of Pyxidicoccus sp. MSG2:
- a CDS encoding Rieske 2Fe-2S domain-containing protein — protein MAVNVVAWADPVRQPEPGRLRAWHLVCPSESLRRGQVMGFSLGGRELVLFRGQGGGAHALSAHCAHMGTHLAGGTVVGDCLRCPLHHWRFDGSGACQADVGGRPGQRPFPVVERYGAILVFNGPVVLCPPPEVGAADLSWRTGREVTVRCDWLPLVANSFDIEHLRTVHHRELRDAPVVERPDPFTLRLRYTSRVTGTGASDWLMKTLSGNHIRVTITVHGGTLLSVESDLGRTRSALVAGIRKTEAGMAVRLAFAARRGRIPGLERLSLAVSRWLFTSFLRRDLSVLHGMRFNPAGAAEDPILRQLMAFTASLPEDRDDERG, from the coding sequence ATGGCGGTGAATGTCGTGGCGTGGGCGGACCCGGTCCGTCAACCCGAGCCGGGCCGGCTCCGGGCGTGGCACCTCGTGTGCCCGTCCGAGTCGCTCCGGCGCGGACAGGTGATGGGCTTCAGCCTCGGCGGAAGGGAGCTGGTGCTCTTCCGGGGACAGGGCGGCGGCGCGCACGCGCTGTCCGCGCACTGCGCGCACATGGGCACGCACCTCGCGGGCGGCACCGTCGTCGGTGACTGTCTGCGCTGCCCGCTGCACCACTGGCGCTTCGACGGCAGCGGCGCCTGCCAGGCGGACGTGGGCGGCAGGCCCGGACAGCGGCCGTTCCCCGTGGTGGAGCGCTACGGCGCCATCCTCGTCTTCAACGGACCCGTGGTCCTCTGTCCTCCGCCGGAGGTGGGTGCCGCGGACCTGTCCTGGCGCACCGGACGCGAAGTCACCGTGCGCTGTGACTGGCTGCCGCTGGTGGCCAACTCGTTCGACATCGAGCACCTGCGCACCGTGCACCACCGCGAACTGCGGGACGCGCCCGTGGTGGAGCGGCCGGACCCGTTCACGTTGCGCCTGCGCTACACCTCGCGCGTCACCGGCACCGGGGCCAGTGACTGGCTGATGAAGACGCTGTCCGGCAACCACATCCGCGTCACCATCACCGTGCATGGCGGAACGCTGCTCTCCGTGGAGAGCGACCTCGGCCGGACGCGGAGCGCCCTCGTCGCTGGCATCCGGAAGACCGAGGCGGGCATGGCGGTGCGGCTAGCCTTCGCCGCGCGCCGGGGCCGCATCCCGGGCCTGGAGCGGCTGTCGCTCGCGGTGTCCCGGTGGCTCTTCACGTCGTTCCTGCGCAGGGACCTGTCCGTGCTCCACGGCATGCGCTTCAACCCGGCCGGCGCCGCGGAGGACCCGATCCTGCGCCAGTTGATGGCCTTCACCGCCAGCCTGCCCGAGGACCGCGATGACGAGCGAGGGTAG